One Rhodoflexus caldus genomic window, TTTGCCGTGCATGTGCGTGTTTCATTCCTATGCATATAAAGATGACAAGCAGCCAACAATTTCTCATGATTATACGAATAAAGTATCGGGTGAATATCCGTAATTTTCCTAACAATTTACCAATATGCCAACCAGACACATGCGCCTGTTTGTAGTAGTCGTATTATTGATTCTGTGCAAAAACGCATGGGCGCAATCGTCCTATCAGGATGTTATTTATCTGAAAAACGGCGGCACGGTCAGAGGGGAGTTAATTCGCATTGACAACGGTATTTTGCTCATCAGAACCCACGGAGAAAGCCGTGTGGAATTACCCATGAGCGATGTGGAGCGCATCGCCAAAGAACCTCGCAATACTTTGGAAACCGATTCCATTAAACCAAGGTTTTTTAAATCGGAAGGCATCACTGTTTTTCAGGAAATCGGCTATGGTTACAGCACGGGGATGCTGCGCACCTCGCGTGGCTCTTTCAACTATCGCTCGCAAAGCTATACTTTTATGGGCGGCGTAGGCGTGTATATTGCTGATTATGTGATACTTGCTGCCGGAACAGGCTACGGACAGCTATCCCCCGACCGAAAAATAGTGCCGCTTTTCGGCGAAATTCGCACCCATCTGATGCGCAGGCAGTTTTCGCCCTATCTGCTGCTACGCGGCGGCTACTCCATCGGTTGGCGCGACAACCTGCCCGGCAATGACTGGGGAGGCGCATTGTTTGAAGCTGCCGCAGGTATCAAAACCTATCTTACCCCGCAATATGCCATCTATGCGCATGGCGGCTATCATCAACAACAACAGCGAATTGAGCTCATCAATCTGGCCACAAGAAACGTATTCTCCGAAAAAGCCAATTATCAGTTTTGGGGGATTCGGATAGGCGTACTATTTTAGAAATGGTTTAAATCCAATAATTTGCACCTTGAATTAAAAATTCCGTAACCAAATTGCAAAGTCTTATGAAAAAATGGAGAAACTTAACATTGATGGTGATAGCAACCATCTGCTGTTACGTATTTGCCGGTGCATATGCCAATGACAAACACGCCGACTCGGTAATTGGCGTTTGGAAAACCGGCTCGGGCAAAGGCATGGTACGCATCTACAAAGAAGGCGACAAGTACTACGGCAAAATTGTGTGGCTGAAAGAACCCAACGATGAGAACGGCAAACCCAAAGTAGATAAAAACAACGGCGATGAGTCGTTGAGAAACCGCCCGTTGTTGGGGCTGGTAAACCTGCGCGATTTTGTTTACAAAGGCAACAAAGTGTGGGAGGACGGCCGAATCTACGACCCCGAAAACGGCAATGATTACAGTTGTGAAATGAAACTCACCGATGAAAACACCCTTGAAGTACGTGGTTTTATCGGGGTGTCGCTGTTCGGCAGAACAGATGTATGGAAACGTCAGGTGAAGAAAAACTAATTGTATGCAATTCAGAATCAGCTTGTTGGCAACACAGGCAGCACGTGCTGTTATGCTGCTTGTGTGCTTTTTATTTACCGTCCGCCTGTCAATGGCACAAACCGACACAACCAAAGTTGAGGACAATTTTGACGAATACGGCGAATATGGCGACGATGAAAGCGTAAAGCGCTATTGTACACAAAAAGTACAATTCCTCAGCCCGACCAAACTCATCAGCATAGGCTATGAGTTGCAGTTGCCGCAAACCATTGAAACTACTTTCAAACCTTTTCTGGCAGGTATCCCCGGCACGGTACCTTCGGAGGGCAACCGCAGTGCTTCGTTTCTTTCGCACGGCTTGCGCTTGGGCGCAAACTTTCCCGTAATTTCACGCAGCAGCATTATTGTCAATCTGGGTGTAAACTACTACGAAAGCCGTATGCAGTTTGAAAATGAAGCGACCGTAAACAATGCCATGCACCGTGCTTTGCAGGAAAAAGGTTTGCGCACAACCGGACTGATGGCAACGGTTTTCAAGCCGCTCAACGAAAAAAACTTTGTCATAGTAGCAGCCAATGCCGACCTGAACGGCAACTATAACTTCTCTGACCTGCAACCACTGAATACTACCCGCTACAGCGTATTGGGTATTTACGGTTGGAAAAAGTCTGATAAACTCATGTGGGGCTTAGGCTGGGCGCGCACCTATCGCTTGGGCGAAGTAAACAACACCGTTCCCCTGCTGATGTACAACCGCACTTTCAACGACCGCTGGGGCATAGAAGCATTGCTGCCTGCCCGACTGAACGTGCGCAGAAACTTTTCACCAACCTCGCTGTTGCTGTTGGGCTATGAGTTGGAAGGTAACTCCTACCATATCCGCAGCCGTGCGAGCGACCCCTTCAGCCAGCGCATCAACGGTGCAGAAATACGCCGCTCCGAGTTGAAGGTTCGCCTGACTTACGAGCAGCAAATCTCCGGATTCATCTGGCTCTCGGCACAAGCAGGCTTGCGCATGAATGCAAATTTCAACGTATCGGCAACGGAAAATGCTCCGCGCCGCGAGTATATTGTAGAAAATACACTCACCAATCCGTTGTTTTTTGCGTTCAGTATCAATCTGGTAAGCCCATGATGACAAGCATACCGGCTACTGTTTTTCAAGCCCGATTTTCAGGATAACGGGGCAGCCGCTCAAAGCATTGCGCACCCCACGTGGTTGAGATGCTTGACAAAGGAATTGAAACGCTATCCGCAAATAAAAAATCCACTTTCACAAAAAGTGGATTTTTTTTATCGGCTCAGAAAATCATGTTATTTTCGGCTACTCAAACTATCAAAAACTCACATATGTGCGGAATCGTTGCATACATCGGGCCACGTCAGGCCTACCCTGTTTTACTGAAAGGTTTAAAGCGTTTAGAATATCGCGGTTATGACAGCGCAGGCATTGCACTCATAAATGATGATAATCAACTCAAAGTTTACAAGCGCAAAGGCAAAGTGGCGGAGTTGGAAGAAAGCCTGACCGGCATACCATTAGCCGCCAACATCGGTATCGGACATACACGCTGGGCTACTCACGGCGAGCCGAGCGACCGTAACGCTCACCCGCATATTTCGCAAAGCGGCAAAATTGCCATGATTCACAACGGCATTATTGAAAATTACGCCCAAATCAAGCAGGAGTTGCTCAACAAAGGCTATCGCTTCCACAGCGACACCGACACCGAAGTTCTGCTCAACTTTATTGATGATATCCGCGAACAAAATCACTGCCCGCTGGAAGAAGCCGTGCGCATTGCGCTCAAACGCGTTGTAGGGGCTTATGTAATCGTGCTGCTGGATATAGAAAACCCCGATACGCTGATTGCCGCACGTAAAGGCAGCCCGTTGGTTATCGGCATTGGCAAAGGCGAACACTTTTTGGCCTCCGATGCTTCCCCTATTCTGGAATACAGCAAAGAGGTGGTCTATGTAAACGACTATCAAGTAGCCATCATCAAATCCGATGAGTTGATTCTCAAAAACTTAGGTAATGAACGTCAGACACCTTTCATCACCAAGTTGGACATGGATTTGGCAGCCATTGAAAAAGGCGGCTACGACCATTTCATGATTAAGGAAATTTTTGAGCAACCCACCACCGTTTTTGACTGTCTGCGCGGTCGCTTAGATGCCGGTCTGGGGCTCATTACCCTAAGCGGGATTGAGCAAAACCTCGAAACACTCACACAGGCACGTCGGATTATCATTGTTGCTTGCGGCACCAGTTGGCACGCCGGTTTAGTGGGTGAATACCTGATTGAAGAGCTCTGCCGAATCCCCGTAGAAGTAGAATACGCCTCTGAGTTTCGCTACCGCAATCCGGTAGTGGGTGAAGGTGATGTGATTCTGGCAGTCAGCCAAAGCGGAGAAACCGCCGACACACTGGTTGCAATAGAAAAAGCCAAAGAAAACGGCGCTTTTATCTACGGCATCGTAAACGTTGTGGGTAGCTCCATTGCAAGGGTCTCACATACAGGCACTTACACCCATGCAGGCCCCGAAATAGGCGTAGCTTCCACCAAAGCATTCACCGCCCAACTGACCGTCATTACCCTTTTTGCACTGCGGTTGGCACTTGCCAAAGGCACTATCAGCCGTGAGCGCTTTCTTTCGCTTTGCAACGAACTTTCGGTCATTCCCGACAAAATTGCACAGATTCTGGACAATGCGGCTGCCGTTGAAGCAATTGCGCAGCGCTACAAAGACGCGCGCGACTTTCTGTATCTGGGGCGCGGCAATAACTTCCCCATCGCGCTCGAAGGTGCACTTAAACTCAAAGAAATCAGCTACATACACGCCGAAGGCTATCCGGCGGGAGAAATGAAACATGGCCCCATTGCCTTGGTGGACGATGCCCTGCCCGTTGTTTTTGTGGCCACCAAAGATGCGGTACATGAAAAAGTAGTCAGCAATATGCAGGAAATCAAAGCCCGCAGAGGCAGAGTAATCGCCATATTGACCGAAGGCGACGACTTTACGGCTCAACTTTGCGAAGCACACATTGCCATACCTGAAACAGACGAACTGCTCACTCCGCTACTCTCCGTTATTCCGATGCAACTGCTGGCCTATTACATCGGCGTAGCCAAAGATTTGGACGTAGACAAGCCCCGCAACCTCGCCAAATCGGTAACGGTGGAATAAGTTTTATGGTTTCCTTGCTACCACAAAGCGGTCTTTGCCGTGCAAATCCTGTTGCACGGCAACGTCTGCAAACCCCTTGGCGCGAAAAACTGCCGCCGTTGTTTCACCCAGTGCTTCATTAATTTCTACACCCAGCCACCCGCTGCTTTTCAGGCATTGCCAAGCGGTTCGGGCAATGGCCTCATAGAATATAAGCGGTTCATCGTCCGCCACAAAAAGTGCATACGGCGGTTCAAAATCCAACACGCGGGCGTGCATCTGCGCCTGCTCGCTTTGCCGCACATACGGCGGATTGCTCACTAACACATCGCAAAGAGGCAACAACTCCGCAAGGGTATCGGATAGCACATCCGCCTCTCGGATAACCGTTTTCACGCCTAATCGGCGTGCGTTCAAATGCGCATAATACAAGGCCTGCGGGCTGTTGTCAATCGCATAAACCTCTGCCTGCGGATAGCGCAAGGCAAGGCTGTGCGCAATGCAACCCGTTCCGGTGCATAAATCTGCAATGACAGGTTGCCGGACGGCAAGACTGCCTAAAAAATCATCGGCCATTTGTACCAATTGCTCTGTTTCCGAGCGGGGAATTAGTACGCCCTCCCCTACGGCAAACCGCTGCCCTGCAAACCAACCATAACCCAACACATACTGCACGGGCATGTGTTGCCGTAATAAAGGAAGCGCCTCACTCCATTTGTCAAAACCCTGTAAATCAGGCGCTTTGCCTGCAATCACATCAACAGGTCGCAGCCCGAAAAAATCTTCCATGAGCCAATTGGCGATGCTGTCAGCTTCTTGCGGTTCGTAGATGTCGCGCAGTTCCTGCCTAAGATGCTGTAAAATACTCTTCGCGTTTGTCAAACTTTTATACTGTTAAAACCGTTTTTATTGTAATTTCACACGCCTGTATCAACCTTAAACTACCTTCGGTATGCGTCAAAAACATTTACATGAATCATCTGGCTTCAAAAATACTCTTTCTGTTTTTCTTCTTGTGGTATGCAGGCAGCGCGCTGGCCTCTGATACCCTGAAAATTACCAAACTTTTTCAGCCCAAAGAAAAAGACGGGTTGCTAATTCTGCCACTGCTTTACTCCACCCCCGACACGCGGTTGGCCTATGGCGCTGTGGGCTTCTATTATTTCCGCATTGGCGATGACGAAGACAAAAACCGCCTGTCCTACGTGAAACTGCTTACCGACTACACCCAAAACAGGCAGTTAGACATCTGGTCGTCATGGAATATTTTTTTAAAAGATGAGGCATGGCTGCTGCGTGGCGAAGCCCGTTACCGCAACTTCCCTGACCGATTCTACGGCATTGGCAATCAGAGCCCTGCCGGCAATCCCGAATTGTACAGCTACGATATTCTCAATGCCCGCCTGACTGCCATGCGCCAATTTTGGGATAAAATATATGCAGGCATTGACTATCAAATCGCCAACTTGCACAATTTCAGAGTAGAAGCAGCAGGAATTTTGCGCAGTCAAAATATTACAGGCAGCAGCGGAGGCGTTAACGGAGGTGCAGGACTGATTTTTCTGATAGATTCACGCGATAACGTTGTGAATGCCTCGCGAGGTACTTTTTTGGATGTGGGTATCTATGCCTACGGCAAAGCACTTGCCGGAGATTTCTCTTACCGCAATTTGACGGTTAATTTTTCCCGCTACCACCGTATCGGTAAAAAAGATGTGATTGCCTATCAGATATTGGCTAATTTCAATTTCGGGAATCCGCCTTTCCTGATGCTGGCCGCGGCAGGCAATGACGACATCCTGCGCGGATATGCTCGCAACCGCTTTCGCGACCTGAATTTTGCAGGCACACAGGTAGAGTATCGTCGCCATTTGTTTTGGCGCATAGGGGCTGTGGCTTTTGCAGGCATCGGCGATGTTTTCAAAACACCCTCCGATGTGAATTTGCAAACACTCAAATACAGCTACGGCGGCGGGCTGCGCTTAGCCCTCAACCGAAAAGAGCAACTCAACCTGCGCTTGGATTACGGATTCGGCCGACACAATCAAGGCTTGTATTTTTCCATTGCCGAAGCGTTTTAGGGCTTGTAAAACTGCAATCATACTAAAAATAATACTATTTTAGCCCCAACTGCAATCCGACGATGTTTAGGTTGTATAAACATTCAAGCAATAGTTTAAATGTTTAAAACCGCAAAAAAATTCGCAATTCAGGCCTATTTATTGCATCTTTGCAGGCAATAACAGGCCGCCCCTACCCCGCGCCTTTACCGAAAAATCTTGTAAAAATCCTAAAACAAATCCGCTTAGACAATTTGTTTCAGGATGTAAGATTGATGTTTGATTTATCTTATCTATTGCACATACAATGACAAACACTGATTCCGCAACTTTTACAGAACCATTGCTGGTTGAAAACCCCAATCGTTTTGTATTGCTGCCCATCGAGTACGACGATATCTGGCAGATGTACAAAAAACATGAGGCAAGTTTTTGGACTGCCGAAGAAATAGACCTCTCACAAGACCTGAAAGATTGGGAAAACCTCAACGATGGCGAGCGTCATTTCATCTCGCACGTATTGGCGTTTTTTGCTGCCAGCGACGGCATTGTGAATGAAAACTTGGCTGCCAATTTTCTGCACGAAGTACAGTACTCCGAGGCAAAATGTTTCTACGGCTTCCAGATTATGATGGAAAACATCCACTCGGAAACTTACTCGCTGCTGATTGACACCTACATTAAAGACCCTGCGGAAAAGCACCGCCTGTTCAACGCCATTGAAACCGTCCCCTGCGTGCAGAAAAAAGCCGAATGGGCGCTGCGCTGGATTAAAAGCCCCAACTTTGCCGAGCGCTTAGTGGCCTTTGCAGCCGTTGAGGGTATTTTCTTCTCGGGCAGTTTCTGCTCTATTTTCTGGCTGA contains:
- the prmC gene encoding peptide chain release factor N(5)-glutamine methyltransferase, whose protein sequence is MTNAKSILQHLRQELRDIYEPQEADSIANWLMEDFFGLRPVDVIAGKAPDLQGFDKWSEALPLLRQHMPVQYVLGYGWFAGQRFAVGEGVLIPRSETEQLVQMADDFLGSLAVRQPVIADLCTGTGCIAHSLALRYPQAEVYAIDNSPQALYYAHLNARRLGVKTVIREADVLSDTLAELLPLCDVLVSNPPYVRQSEQAQMHARVLDFEPPYALFVADDEPLIFYEAIARTAWQCLKSSGWLGVEINEALGETTAAVFRAKGFADVAVQQDLHGKDRFVVARKP
- a CDS encoding DUF2147 domain-containing protein, with protein sequence MKKWRNLTLMVIATICCYVFAGAYANDKHADSVIGVWKTGSGKGMVRIYKEGDKYYGKIVWLKEPNDENGKPKVDKNNGDESLRNRPLLGLVNLRDFVYKGNKVWEDGRIYDPENGNDYSCEMKLTDENTLEVRGFIGVSLFGRTDVWKRQVKKN
- a CDS encoding BamA/TamA family outer membrane protein, whose product is MNHLASKILFLFFFLWYAGSALASDTLKITKLFQPKEKDGLLILPLLYSTPDTRLAYGAVGFYYFRIGDDEDKNRLSYVKLLTDYTQNRQLDIWSSWNIFLKDEAWLLRGEARYRNFPDRFYGIGNQSPAGNPELYSYDILNARLTAMRQFWDKIYAGIDYQIANLHNFRVEAAGILRSQNITGSSGGVNGGAGLIFLIDSRDNVVNASRGTFLDVGIYAYGKALAGDFSYRNLTVNFSRYHRIGKKDVIAYQILANFNFGNPPFLMLAAAGNDDILRGYARNRFRDLNFAGTQVEYRRHLFWRIGAVAFAGIGDVFKTPSDVNLQTLKYSYGGGLRLALNRKEQLNLRLDYGFGRHNQGLYFSIAEAF
- a CDS encoding ribonucleoside-diphosphate reductase small subunit translates to MTNTDSATFTEPLLVENPNRFVLLPIEYDDIWQMYKKHEASFWTAEEIDLSQDLKDWENLNDGERHFISHVLAFFAASDGIVNENLAANFLHEVQYSEAKCFYGFQIMMENIHSETYSLLIDTYIKDPAEKHRLFNAIETVPCVQKKAEWALRWIKSPNFAERLVAFAAVEGIFFSGSFCSIFWLKKRGLMPGLSFSNELISRDEGLHCDFACLLYTRHLKNRLPEERVLEIITDAVEIEQEFITDALPVDLIGMNSRLMSQYIEFVADRLLVELGYKKYYGSSNPFDFMEMISLQGKTNFFEKRVGEYQKAGVMSEKSAQKFSLDEDF
- a CDS encoding DUF6268 family outer membrane beta-barrel protein, which produces MQFRISLLATQAARAVMLLVCFLFTVRLSMAQTDTTKVEDNFDEYGEYGDDESVKRYCTQKVQFLSPTKLISIGYELQLPQTIETTFKPFLAGIPGTVPSEGNRSASFLSHGLRLGANFPVISRSSIIVNLGVNYYESRMQFENEATVNNAMHRALQEKGLRTTGLMATVFKPLNEKNFVIVAANADLNGNYNFSDLQPLNTTRYSVLGIYGWKKSDKLMWGLGWARTYRLGEVNNTVPLLMYNRTFNDRWGIEALLPARLNVRRNFSPTSLLLLGYELEGNSYHIRSRASDPFSQRINGAEIRRSELKVRLTYEQQISGFIWLSAQAGLRMNANFNVSATENAPRREYIVENTLTNPLFFAFSINLVSP
- the glmS gene encoding glutamine--fructose-6-phosphate transaminase (isomerizing); the encoded protein is MCGIVAYIGPRQAYPVLLKGLKRLEYRGYDSAGIALINDDNQLKVYKRKGKVAELEESLTGIPLAANIGIGHTRWATHGEPSDRNAHPHISQSGKIAMIHNGIIENYAQIKQELLNKGYRFHSDTDTEVLLNFIDDIREQNHCPLEEAVRIALKRVVGAYVIVLLDIENPDTLIAARKGSPLVIGIGKGEHFLASDASPILEYSKEVVYVNDYQVAIIKSDELILKNLGNERQTPFITKLDMDLAAIEKGGYDHFMIKEIFEQPTTVFDCLRGRLDAGLGLITLSGIEQNLETLTQARRIIIVACGTSWHAGLVGEYLIEELCRIPVEVEYASEFRYRNPVVGEGDVILAVSQSGETADTLVAIEKAKENGAFIYGIVNVVGSSIARVSHTGTYTHAGPEIGVASTKAFTAQLTVITLFALRLALAKGTISRERFLSLCNELSVIPDKIAQILDNAAAVEAIAQRYKDARDFLYLGRGNNFPIALEGALKLKEISYIHAEGYPAGEMKHGPIALVDDALPVVFVATKDAVHEKVVSNMQEIKARRGRVIAILTEGDDFTAQLCEAHIAIPETDELLTPLLSVIPMQLLAYYIGVAKDLDVDKPRNLAKSVTVE